GATTATCAATGAGGTCAAACCCATGATGCCAACAACCTACGCTAAATTCTTGCGCTTTTTGCAAGAAGAATTAGCGATTTCCAATGACTCAATCGCGATCGCGCAACGCCATTGCCAAAGCAATACGGATCCATTACCAATGCTGCTCTGGCAATATGGTTTAATTACCTTAGAGCAGCTAGAACGCATTTATGATTGGCTCGAAACCGTATAAGCCGTATCAATGCTGAGTAATGGTTGACTTATGCTGACAATATTCAGAAGCTTCGGGAAAGCAACCCCCAAACTGAAAACGCGTAACGTTAATTTAGG
This region of Cyanobacteria bacterium GSL.Bin1 genomic DNA includes:
- a CDS encoding DUF2949 domain-containing protein, with protein sequence MMPTTYAKFLRFLQEELAISNDSIAIAQRHCQSNTDPLPMLLWQYGLITLEQLERIYDWLETV